GGGCGTGACCCAGGGCGAGAACGCCCTCTTCATCAACCTGGGCGCGCCGGAGGCCGACATCCGGGCCGACGCCGAGGGACTGGGCCTGGACCTCGACGGCGTCGACATCCTCGACCTGAGCCCCGCCTCGGACTTCTTCGTCGAGAACAAGATGTACGACATCTTCACCTCCCCGGAGGTCGAACGCGGCGAGTTCACCGCCGTCATCTCCGACGCGGTCGAGCGGTACGCGCCGGAGCGCGTCTTCGTCGACCCCCTGACGCAGTTCCGCTATCTCTCGCCCGACGAGTTCCAGTTCCGCGAGGAGGTGCTGTCGTTCCTGCAGTACCTCAAGGAGAACGGGTGTACGACCCTGTTCAGCTCGCAGTCGACCCAGCACTTCCCCGACGACGACCTCCAGTTCGTCAGCGACGGGAACGTCCACCTCTACTACGGCCGCGTCCTGCACCACGTCGAGGTGACGAAGATGCGCGGCAGCGAGTTCGAGAAGGGCCCCCAGACCGTCGAGATCCGCAATGGCGGCATGCAGGTCTTCCCCCTGTTGCGCCCCGGCCGGTTCAAGCTCGACTACGAGCCGGTCCCCATCTCCTCGGGCAACGAGAACCTCGACGCGTTGCTCAACGGCGGCGTCGAGCGCGGGACGACGACGCTCATCAGCGGTCCGACCGGCGTCGGGAAGACCACCGTCGCCATGCAGTTCCTGCTGTCGGCGGCCGAACGCGGCGAGCGCGGCGTCATCTACCTCTTCGAGGAGTCAGAGAACACGTTCGTCCTCCGGGCGGAGTCGCTGGGGATGCCCATCAAGGCGCTCGCCGAGCAGGACATGATCTCGGTGATGCAGGTCGACGCCCACGAACACTCCGCCGAGCAGTTCTCCCGGCAGGTCCGCCGGGAGGTCGAGGACGGCGACACCCGGCACGTCCTCATCGACGGCATCGACGGCTACGTCGCCTCCATCAGCGGGGAGGAACGCGACCTCATCTCCCGGCTGCACGCGGTCGTCGCCTACCTGCGCAACGTGGGCGTGACGACGTTCCTGACCAGCGAGATGGAGACCATCACCGGCCAGTTCCGGCCGACCTCGCGGCGGGCGAGCTACCTCGCGGACAACATCATCTTCCTAGGCTACTTCGAACTGGGGTCGCGCCTGCACCGCTCCATCGGCGTCCTGAAGAAGCGCGCCAGCGGGTTCGACCACGCCATCCACGCGTTCTCCATCGGCGACGACGGCATCACGGTCGGGAAGGAACTGGACAACCTCCACGGCATCCTCAGCGGGACGCCGATGTGGTACGAGCGTGACATCCCGAGCCTGGAGGAACTCGACTGATGTCGCCGGTCCTCTCCGAGGCGGACCAGAAGGGCGAGACGGTCGTCCTGTTGCTGGTCCACCAGCGAAACCGCGAACTGCTGTCCGAGTGGCTCTCCCGGCACTTCACGGTCGAGACCCCGACCGACGGCGCCCTCCCGGACTCGTTCGACCTCTGCCTGTTCGACCTCGTCACGCTCCGGAAGTACCACGGCGAACTCGAACGCCGCAAGGCAGAGTCGACGCCCGTCTTCCTCCCGTACCTGATGGTGATGCGAGAGCGCGAACGCTCGCAACTCTCCGACGACATCTGGGACCTCATCGACGACCGGGTCATCATCCCCACGAGCCAGGCCGAACTCGGCGCGCGGGTGAGCACGCTGTTGACCGCCCGCTGGCAGTCGCTCGAACTGCAGGAACTCCGCGAGCACGAGGTCGGCACGGCCCACGCGTTCACCGAGAGCGCCCTGCGGGCCATGCCGGACATCTTCTACGTGTTCGACACCGACCTCGAACTCATGCGGTGGAACGACCGGCTGGCGGCCGTGGCCGGCCACTCCAGCGACGAACTCGACGGGTTCGACCTGACCGACCTCGTCGTCGAGGACGACCGTGAAGCGCTGGAGAACGCGTTCGAGACGGTCCTCGTCGGCGGCGGCACCGTCCGCGTCGAGTCGACGCTGGTGACCGAGGACGGGAGCGAGGTCCCCTACGAGTTCACCGCGGCCCGGCTCACCGACCCGGACGGCGAGTGCCTGGGCATCGTCGGGGTCGGGCGGGACGTGACCGACCGGGCGGTCCGACGCGAACTGGCCCGCCAGAACGAGCGCCTCGAACGCTTCGCCAGCATCGTCAGTCACGACCTCCGGAACCCGCTGACGGTCGCGAACCTCAACCTCGACCTGGGGCGCGAGACGGGCGACGACGAGTACTTCGAGAAGGTCGAACGCGCCCTCACCCGGATGAACGACCTCATCGAGGACGTGCTCGCGCTCGCCCGGAAAGGGCAGGTCGTCGGCGAGGCCGAGCCGGTGTCGCTCCGGACCGCCGCCGAGACCGCCTGGTCGAGCGTGCAGACCGACGGGGCCACCCTGGAGGTCGCCGACGGCCAGTTGCTCCTCATGGCGGACGACTCCCGGCTGCACGACATGCTGATGAACCTGTTCCGGAACTCGGTCGAGCACGGCGACGGGACCGTGACGGTCACGGTCGGCCCCATCGACAGGTTCGGCTTCTACGTCGCGGACGACGGCCAGGGCATCCCCGAGAAGGAGCGCGAGAAGGTCTTCGAGTACGGGTACAGCACCTCCGAGGAGGGGACCGGCTTCGGGCTCGCCATCGTCCGGTCCATCGCCGAGGCACACGGCTGGCAGGTCGACCTCGGCGAGAGCGAGACGGGTGGCGTCCGGTTCGAGGTGACGGACGTGGAGTTCGCGAACGGGGGCGACCTCCCGTCGGCCGACGACGTCGAGGGCGAGCCGGGTGACGACGAACCAGAGGAGACGGCACCTCGCGACATCCGGCACGCAAGCGACGGCGGCGACGACGAGGAAGGCGACGACGGAGCCGACGCGACCGGGGACGACGCCCCGGTCGAGGACGCGGCCGGCCCGTGACCGCACCCGGTTAGCCCCCCGATTTTTCCCGCCGGCTGCCCCACTGCCGGTCGTGTCTGGCACAGACGACGGAGACAGCGACCCGCAGCCGAGTGACAAACTTCGCCGCCGCGTCGACGAGAGCACCCTGAAGCTCCGGTTGCTCATGGACGCCGACCGGCTGGTCGTCGCCGCCGGGCTCGTCGGCTTCGTCTTCGTGTCCATCGTGGTCGTCGGTATCGCACATCCGACAGACGCCGCCGCGTTGCTCTCCGACGGCGACCCCACCGAGACACTGTTCCAGGCGTTCGTCACCGCCATCATCACCGGCGTCACCCTGGTGCTGACGCTCAACCAGCTGGTCCTCTCGCAGGAACTCGGGGCGGTGGGTGACCAGCGCGACCGGATGGAGGGCGCGATGACCTTCCGCGAGGACGTCCGCGAGGTCGTCACGGAGCCGGTCGCGCCGGCCGAGCCATCGGCACTCCTCCGGACGCTGGTGCTGACCTCGCGCGACCACGCCCAGGACCTCCGGGACGCCATCGCGGACGACGACGAGGAGGCGGTGCGCGACATGGTCGACGAACTCACCGACAGCCTCATCCAGAACGCAGAGGACGTCGCGAGCGACCTCGAAGGGTCGACCTTCGGCGAGTTCGACGTGGTGTTCGCGGCGCTCGACTACAACTACTCGTGGAAGATCCACGTCGCACGGCGCCTCCGTGCCGAACACGGCGACGAACTCTCCGAGGAGGCACTGGAGCGGCTCGACGCCCTGGAGAACGTGCTCTCGCTGTACGGTCCCGCCCGCGAGCACGTGAAGACGCTCTACTTCCAGTGGGAGCTGGTCGACCTCTCGCGGGCCATCACGTACGCCGCCATCCCCGCGCTGGTCAACACGACCGCGATGCTCGTCTTCTTCGACGCCGACGCGGCGCTGTTCGCGGGCCAGACCCTCGGCGTGAGCAACGTCCTGCTCGTGCTGGCGGTGGCGGTGGCCATCTCGGTGGTCCCGTTCGCGCTCATGCTCTCGTACGTGGCCCGCATCGCGACGGTGACGAAGCGGACGCTCTCCATCGGTCCGTTCATCCTGCGCGAGACCGACCGGTCGACCGAACCGGACACCGACAAGTAGCCCTCAGGCGCTCGCGCGCCGCACCGCCCGCCGGAGTTCGTTCGCCCGCTCTCTTGTACACGAGCCACGGGCGCGCCACCGGACCGTCCCGTCGGGGGCGAGCAACAGCGCGTGGACGGTGTCGACGCTCCGGATGCCGAGTGCCTGCCGGAAGCGCGACACGTCGACGTAGAGGCGGATGGTGCGGGCGCGCTGGGTGGCGTCGGGGACGCCCTCCGAGAGCCCGCCCGGCAGGACCGACTTCACCAGCCGGTGCCGGTGCGAGAGCGTGGGCAGTTCGTAGTACTCGAACCCGGGATACCGCCCCTGGAGCTGTTTCGCCGCCCGCAGCCACGACTCGACGGCGGGCTGGTGCCAGCGCTGGAAGGAGACGACGGCGAGCGTCGGGTCCCCCGCGAAGTCCGCCGGTAGCTCGAAGTGGTCCCCCTCCAGGTTCTCGCCCGACACCGACGGGAAGCGCATGTACCCGGTACGCGCCCGAGCCTCCAAAACCCGTCGTCGGCACCCTTTTGCCCCGGCCCGGCAAGGTGTCGACATGCGCCTGCTGTGCATCCACGCCGCCCGCCTCGGGTTCGAGGGGGGCGCGCCGGCCACCGAGGCCGCGAAGGCCCGCGGGCCGCCGGCGCCCGCCGACCTGTCGGACTGTCTCGTCGTCTCCCTGACCGTCGAACCCGGCGACGAGGCCGTAGGGGTGGCCGCCGAGGCCGCCGCCGAGATACGGCAGACGGCCGCCCGGCTGAACACGGACTCCCTCGCCCTCCTCCCGACCGAGCACCTGAGCGACGCGCCGGCCGCCGGCGAGGCCGTCGACGAGGTGCTGGCCGCCGTGGCGGACGCCCTCGCCACCGACCACTCGGTCACCCGCGCCCCGACCGACTGGTTCCTCGCGCTCGACCTGGCGTCGAAGGGCCACCCCCACGCAGTCCGGTCGGTCCACGTCACGCCGGCCGACGTGCCCCCCGACGCCGGCCGGGGCGAGCGCGAGTGGACCGTGCTGACGCCCGACGGCCAGCGACTCGACCCGGTGGGCGACCAGAATCAGCTCCCGGCATCGCTGGCCGCACTCGTCCGACACGATATCGAGGGCGAGGAACCGGCCGCCGCCGGGGAGCCGTCCCTCGACGACCTCCTGCGCGACCGGGGGTTCGCGGCGGGAGACACCGCCGGGGAGGAGCCGGAATCGCTCCACTACTCGCCGGCCGGCACCCTCGTCAGGGAGTCGATCCGCGCCGTCGTCGACGACCTCGCGGCGGCCGTCGGTGCGACCCCGGTCGAGTCGGCCGGTGGGAGTGCGACCCCAGCCGGTTCCGGGGACCGAGCCGCCGCCGCGGCCCTTCGGAACTGGACGCCGGGTCCGGAGCCCCGGCACCTGTTCGAGACGCGGACCGACGAGCCGGCGGCGGCCAGCCACCGGCCCTTCCGCGGCCAGCGTGGCGCGACGATACCGACGCTCACCAGCGCGACCAGCGACGACGCCGCGGCCAGAGACGTGTTCGTCGCACACGCCGGCCGCGCCGTCGCGGCCCACGAGAGCCTCGACCTCGCGCCGGTCGCCACGGTCCGCACCAGCCGGACCGTTCACGACGCCCACGCGGACTGGTTCGGCTCCCTCGCGGCGAGCCTCGACCAGCCCGTCCTCCTCGACCTGCACGACGGCGACGGGCCCGGGTGGCTGGTGCGCCTCGACCTCGCGGTCGTGGCGGGGGAGCGCGCACCGGTCCCGACGGGGTCGGTGAAACTCGAATCGCTGTCGGAGGACGAGGCCGACGGCGAATCCACCGTGGTTCACTGCGAGCCGGTCGGGAGCCTCGACGCCGCGATGGCCGCCCTGCTGGCGCGTGGTGCGGCGAGGGCCCACCCACGGCTCCCGACGTGGCTCTCGCCCACGCAGGTCCGGTTCGTCCCCATCGAGGGCGAGCACGTCGCGTACTGCGTGGAACTGGCGGACCGGGTCGCCGCCGGTGGCGGCCGGGTCGACGTCGACGACCGGACCGCCGATACGGTCGGGCGTCGCCTCGCCGACGCGGAGGCGGACTGGGTCCCCTACGTCGTGGTCGTCGGGGACCGCGAGGTCGACGGTGCGCCGCTGAAGGTGCAGGTTCGGGCGACCGGCCGCGAGACGGTGTTGACCGTCAGTGAACTGGCCGGGCGCGTCCGTGACGAACTCGCGGACGTGCCGGCGGTCGACTGGTCGTTGCCCCGGTTCGTCTCGCGGCAGGGCCTACCGTAGCCCGATTCCGGGCTGGTCGTCGAGGTCGATGGTGCCACCGGCGCGGACCGGCCCGTCGTAGGGGTCGGCGTCGTCGGCGAGCAGGAGGGAACCGTCGAGGTCCACGTAGTCACAGAGTGGCGCGAGCTGGCCGCCCGCGGAGATGGCCGCGTCCGACTCGATCATGCAGCCGAGCATGACCTCGAGGCCGTGAGCGCGGGCGGTGTGGATCATCCGCTTCGCCTCGACCAGCCCGCCGCACTTCATCAGTTTGAGGACGACCACGTCGGCACGGTCCGCGACCTGTGGTACGTCGGCGAGGTCGACACAGGACTCGTCGACCGCGATGGGCAGGGGCGAGTGCTCGTAGACGTAGCGCAGGCCCTCGGGGTCCTCGGCGGGGACCGGCTGCTCGACGAACTCCACGTCGTAGTCGGCGAGCCAGCCGGCGTTCTCGACCGCCTCCTTCGGCGTCCACGCCTCGTTCGCGTCCACCCGGATGGTCGCCTCGGGCGCGGCAT
This window of the Haloarchaeobius amylolyticus genome carries:
- a CDS encoding ATPase domain-containing protein: MAARVSTGIQGLDEVLHGGYIRNRSYLVRGEPGVGKTLLGLHFLIEGVTQGENALFINLGAPEADIRADAEGLGLDLDGVDILDLSPASDFFVENKMYDIFTSPEVERGEFTAVISDAVERYAPERVFVDPLTQFRYLSPDEFQFREEVLSFLQYLKENGCTTLFSSQSTQHFPDDDLQFVSDGNVHLYYGRVLHHVEVTKMRGSEFEKGPQTVEIRNGGMQVFPLLRPGRFKLDYEPVPISSGNENLDALLNGGVERGTTTLISGPTGVGKTTVAMQFLLSAAERGERGVIYLFEESENTFVLRAESLGMPIKALAEQDMISVMQVDAHEHSAEQFSRQVRREVEDGDTRHVLIDGIDGYVASISGEERDLISRLHAVVAYLRNVGVTTFLTSEMETITGQFRPTSRRASYLADNIIFLGYFELGSRLHRSIGVLKKRASGFDHAIHAFSIGDDGITVGKELDNLHGILSGTPMWYERDIPSLEELD
- a CDS encoding two-component system sensor histidine kinase NtrB, with amino-acid sequence MSPVLSEADQKGETVVLLLVHQRNRELLSEWLSRHFTVETPTDGALPDSFDLCLFDLVTLRKYHGELERRKAESTPVFLPYLMVMRERERSQLSDDIWDLIDDRVIIPTSQAELGARVSTLLTARWQSLELQELREHEVGTAHAFTESALRAMPDIFYVFDTDLELMRWNDRLAAVAGHSSDELDGFDLTDLVVEDDREALENAFETVLVGGGTVRVESTLVTEDGSEVPYEFTAARLTDPDGECLGIVGVGRDVTDRAVRRELARQNERLERFASIVSHDLRNPLTVANLNLDLGRETGDDEYFEKVERALTRMNDLIEDVLALARKGQVVGEAEPVSLRTAAETAWSSVQTDGATLEVADGQLLLMADDSRLHDMLMNLFRNSVEHGDGTVTVTVGPIDRFGFYVADDGQGIPEKEREKVFEYGYSTSEEGTGFGLAIVRSIAEAHGWQVDLGESETGGVRFEVTDVEFANGGDLPSADDVEGEPGDDEPEETAPRDIRHASDGGDDEEGDDGADATGDDAPVEDAAGP
- a CDS encoding threonyl-tRNA synthetase editing domain-containing protein, coding for MRLLCIHAARLGFEGGAPATEAAKARGPPAPADLSDCLVVSLTVEPGDEAVGVAAEAAAEIRQTAARLNTDSLALLPTEHLSDAPAAGEAVDEVLAAVADALATDHSVTRAPTDWFLALDLASKGHPHAVRSVHVTPADVPPDAGRGEREWTVLTPDGQRLDPVGDQNQLPASLAALVRHDIEGEEPAAAGEPSLDDLLRDRGFAAGDTAGEEPESLHYSPAGTLVRESIRAVVDDLAAAVGATPVESAGGSATPAGSGDRAAAAALRNWTPGPEPRHLFETRTDEPAAASHRPFRGQRGATIPTLTSATSDDAAARDVFVAHAGRAVAAHESLDLAPVATVRTSRTVHDAHADWFGSLAASLDQPVLLDLHDGDGPGWLVRLDLAVVAGERAPVPTGSVKLESLSEDEADGESTVVHCEPVGSLDAAMAALLARGAARAHPRLPTWLSPTQVRFVPIEGEHVAYCVELADRVAAGGGRVDVDDRTADTVGRRLADAEADWVPYVVVVGDREVDGAPLKVQVRATGRETVLTVSELAGRVRDELADVPAVDWSLPRFVSRQGLP